The Leucobacter sp. UCMA 4100 genome window below encodes:
- a CDS encoding choice-of-anchor M domain-containing protein, with protein sequence MTSVLTRSGPRLKAGLSLALLAALVGGTAAHAAEPAEDPTIVASGHADLMWLTKDGSGKPTLAVNSDDLGVVQAGDLAFHMKPSVAERTANSDAIAALGVGQTDTFYLAPERYSPGQLFIGFGFDLNSFAADSVEVERTISHFEGPGDFAMWHSAEGDAPLVSTASDVTSFTSIGYHEHSNWGFTAEGTYSFDVTAKVTDVASGEVTTTPAEHYTFIVREEAKATEPVTDVELSVTGAAGHYHTGDVATLTAKQTPAEVSDHLHWFTRANASAEWAIVPEAHGSTYGFVVTAEQQVKAVVYGENHAVLAESAPVDIHVDDHGNTPGVGPEITVAHEATEGALTLSVDAAHRRVTMDPLTLTEQADRLVSHGAVGGITVTDTRSGGLGWSANGRLRNFVSPSGETLDGKHLGWQPTVVSASNGQTVSAGAKVAPGFASGNGVKGWSALGKAEAQHSRGTAVLGADLTIEAPTTTAIGEYTGVLLITVI encoded by the coding sequence ATGACATCAGTACTCACCCGCTCTGGGCCACGGCTCAAAGCAGGGCTCAGCCTCGCGCTGCTCGCCGCGCTCGTCGGCGGCACCGCGGCCCACGCAGCCGAGCCCGCAGAAGACCCAACGATCGTCGCGAGCGGTCACGCCGACCTCATGTGGCTCACCAAAGACGGTTCGGGCAAGCCCACCCTGGCCGTGAACTCAGACGACCTCGGCGTCGTACAGGCTGGCGACCTCGCCTTTCATATGAAGCCGAGTGTCGCTGAGCGCACCGCGAACTCAGACGCGATCGCGGCGCTCGGGGTTGGGCAAACCGACACCTTCTACCTCGCGCCAGAGCGCTACTCACCCGGGCAACTCTTCATTGGGTTCGGCTTCGATCTCAACAGCTTCGCGGCTGACTCGGTCGAGGTCGAGCGCACCATCTCGCACTTCGAGGGGCCCGGAGACTTCGCCATGTGGCACAGTGCTGAGGGCGATGCCCCTCTCGTAAGCACCGCGAGCGATGTCACCAGCTTCACGAGCATCGGCTACCACGAGCACTCGAACTGGGGGTTCACCGCCGAGGGAACCTACTCCTTTGACGTCACCGCAAAGGTCACCGATGTCGCCTCGGGCGAGGTCACGACCACGCCAGCCGAACACTACACCTTCATCGTTCGTGAAGAAGCGAAGGCGACCGAGCCCGTGACTGACGTCGAGCTCAGCGTCACCGGGGCTGCAGGCCACTACCACACGGGTGATGTCGCGACGCTCACGGCAAAGCAGACCCCGGCCGAGGTCTCTGACCACCTGCACTGGTTCACTCGGGCGAATGCCTCGGCTGAGTGGGCAATCGTTCCCGAGGCCCACGGCAGCACCTACGGTTTCGTCGTCACCGCCGAGCAGCAGGTCAAGGCGGTCGTGTACGGCGAGAACCACGCGGTACTCGCCGAGAGCGCTCCCGTCGACATTCACGTTGACGATCACGGAAACACCCCGGGTGTTGGCCCCGAGATCACGGTAGCGCACGAAGCAACCGAGGGAGCGCTCACGCTCAGCGTTGACGCGGCGCACCGCCGCGTCACGATGGATCCGCTCACCCTCACCGAGCAGGCCGACCGCCTCGTCTCGCACGGAGCCGTCGGCGGCATCACCGTCACCGACACGCGTTCGGGCGGCCTCGGCTGGTCAGCAAACGGACGACTGCGCAACTTTGTCTCGCCATCGGGAGAAACCCTCGACGGCAAGCACCTCGGCTGGCAGCCCACGGTCGTGAGCGCTTCGAACGGCCAGACCGTGAGCGCGGGCGCGAAGGTCGCTCCCGGCTTTGCCTCAGGCAACGGCGTGAAGGGGTGGAGCGCGCTCGGCAAGGCCGAGGCGCAGCACTCGCGTGGCACCGCCGTGCTCGGCGCAGATCTCACGATCGAGGCACCCACCACGACCGCGATCGGCGAATACACCGGCGTGCTGCTCATCACCGTGATCTAA
- a CDS encoding anchored repeat ABC transporter, substrate-binding protein — protein sequence MADERPVRVITTTGILADLVSNVGGDRVDVSQLVPDGADPHSYEPTLGSVRDVVYADAAFTNYLMLEEQSVVRTVDANLRDGVPNISLAESAVRYAAEVIPLVEDVSLDTVWLGTRVVGSGAELGADRSSRVHLSALALDGPGQMYAYLTGTFGETTRFFTCEGEGKPCEKNRDGEGMTLPPDAHTHLSWAFTEPGIYRLQLEASLTREEGGEREPLTRGEVTFAVGVDPYSVKGARTIISRGHSDITVDLAHGELGLAVDDAGSKGEPSQTEYSLDEVVVDVPTTALHEVPGDPAYRFLGRAGQSIYQLPQAVLGKHVHGEIDPHLWHNVKNAIAYLEVIRDTLSDVDPAGAETYRAQAARYRERLELLDDEVRETIESIPASRRTLVTTHDAFGYLGAAYGVRIAGFVTPNPATEPSLSDRKRLGQTMRDMHIRAVFLEPNLVARSATLTEVAKEHGVSVCPIYGDAFDERVDTYIDMMRFNAASLKRCLGGVGGEPQTDETGAP from the coding sequence ATGGCTGATGAACGGCCCGTGCGCGTCATCACGACGACCGGCATTCTCGCCGACCTCGTGAGCAACGTCGGGGGCGACCGCGTCGACGTGAGCCAGTTGGTTCCCGACGGCGCCGATCCGCACAGCTACGAACCCACGCTCGGAAGCGTGCGAGATGTCGTGTATGCCGACGCCGCCTTCACGAACTACCTCATGCTCGAAGAGCAGAGCGTGGTGCGAACCGTTGACGCGAACCTGCGTGACGGGGTGCCGAACATCTCGCTCGCCGAAAGCGCGGTGAGGTATGCCGCTGAGGTGATTCCACTCGTTGAAGACGTCTCGCTCGACACGGTCTGGCTGGGCACGCGGGTGGTGGGATCCGGGGCTGAGCTCGGCGCCGACCGCAGCTCGCGAGTGCACTTGAGCGCGCTCGCGCTCGACGGCCCCGGCCAGATGTACGCGTACCTCACGGGAACGTTTGGCGAGACCACGCGCTTTTTTACGTGCGAGGGCGAGGGGAAACCCTGCGAGAAGAATCGTGACGGCGAGGGCATGACCCTGCCTCCTGATGCACACACCCACCTCAGCTGGGCCTTCACCGAGCCGGGAATCTACCGGCTGCAGCTCGAGGCCTCGCTCACCAGGGAAGAGGGCGGCGAGCGCGAACCACTCACCCGGGGCGAGGTCACCTTCGCGGTTGGCGTTGACCCCTACAGCGTTAAGGGCGCGCGAACGATCATCTCGCGCGGGCACAGCGATATCACGGTTGATCTCGCGCACGGTGAGCTCGGGCTCGCGGTCGATGACGCGGGAAGCAAAGGAGAGCCCAGCCAGACCGAATACTCGCTCGACGAGGTCGTCGTTGACGTGCCAACCACGGCGCTGCACGAGGTTCCGGGCGACCCGGCCTACCGCTTTCTCGGCAGAGCAGGGCAGAGCATCTATCAGCTGCCACAGGCCGTGCTCGGTAAGCACGTGCACGGCGAGATCGATCCGCACCTCTGGCACAACGTGAAGAACGCGATTGCCTATCTCGAGGTGATCAGAGACACGCTCAGCGACGTCGACCCGGCCGGGGCAGAGACCTACCGCGCACAGGCGGCACGATACCGTGAACGGCTCGAGCTGCTCGACGACGAAGTGCGTGAGACGATCGAGTCAATTCCCGCATCCCGGCGAACGCTCGTGACCACCCACGACGCGTTCGGGTACCTCGGCGCGGCATACGGCGTGCGCATCGCCGGCTTCGTGACCCCGAACCCCGCGACCGAGCCGAGCCTCAGCGATCGAAAACGCCTCGGCCAAACCATGCGAGACATGCACATTAGAGCCGTTTTTCTCGAGCCGAACCTCGTCGCGCGATCGGCGACACTCACCGAGGTCGCGAAAGAGCACGGCGTGAGCGTGTGCCCGATCTATGGCGACGCCTTCGACGAACGGGTCGACACCTACATTGACATGATGCGGTTCAACGCCGCTTCGCTGAAGCGCTGCCTCGGTGGCGTGGGCGGCGAACCCCAAACCGACGAGACAGGAGCTCCATGA
- a CDS encoding choice-of-anchor M domain-containing protein produces the protein MKNARHEPLRGGMKPLRRIAAAGTALATAALLLAGGTAALATDGSDEPGIEPGQEFASERVIVNEGHLDFGPTLGSGEWKLNVHDDSGPVSVWRDLSDVVIEVSETARQVIPGDSTFSFLGEKEGSEVYVIPQTQREGVVWLGWNTQEPSVTEEVARGVSLTLLDVSGPGDMTVFQVSGNFSTPEVLWTSREASPQQAWLELGAHTHANWVFSEPGEYLVRFEAEAERTSGEALSAEGVLRFAVGDGADSEALFAATADAAPDAPPAESQPGVVSRTGYAWVLIGGSIVVIALIVLVTWRQARRVRAGRHGDETAEAGR, from the coding sequence ATGAAGAACGCACGCCACGAACCATTGAGGGGTGGCATGAAACCCCTGAGGCGGATCGCGGCCGCGGGCACCGCACTCGCGACCGCCGCCCTGCTGCTCGCGGGTGGCACCGCTGCCCTCGCGACCGATGGCAGCGACGAGCCCGGCATCGAGCCGGGGCAGGAGTTCGCGAGTGAGCGCGTCATCGTGAACGAAGGCCACCTCGATTTCGGGCCGACGCTCGGATCTGGTGAGTGGAAACTCAACGTTCATGATGACTCGGGCCCGGTCTCGGTGTGGCGTGACCTCAGTGACGTGGTGATCGAGGTGAGCGAGACTGCGAGACAGGTGATTCCTGGCGACTCGACCTTCTCATTTCTCGGTGAGAAAGAGGGAAGCGAGGTGTACGTGATTCCGCAAACCCAGCGCGAGGGCGTCGTGTGGCTCGGGTGGAACACGCAGGAGCCGAGCGTCACCGAAGAGGTCGCCCGCGGGGTGAGCCTCACGTTGCTCGATGTCTCGGGGCCCGGCGACATGACCGTCTTCCAAGTGAGCGGTAACTTCAGCACCCCCGAGGTACTCTGGACGTCACGCGAAGCCTCGCCGCAGCAGGCCTGGCTCGAGCTCGGCGCCCACACGCACGCCAACTGGGTGTTCAGCGAGCCAGGCGAGTATCTCGTTCGCTTCGAAGCAGAGGCAGAGCGAACGAGCGGTGAAGCGCTCAGCGCAGAGGGCGTGCTGCGCTTCGCGGTGGGCGATGGGGCCGACTCTGAGGCGCTCTTTGCCGCGACGGCAGACGCGGCGCCTGATGCACCCCCGGCTGAATCTCAGCCCGGCGTCGTCTCGCGAACCGGATACGCCTGGGTGCTCATCGGCGGCAGCATCGTCGTTATCGCGCTCATCGTCCTGGTGACGTGGCGTCAGGCGAGGCGTGTTCGGGCTGGGCGACACGGCGACGAGACTGCTGAGGCCGGTCGATGA
- a CDS encoding TIGR03943 family putative permease subunit: protein MSSHERSHAHQPAPWFVPRGIAVAHCLLGSIATIALGISGKLGWYVHPRYFAFTMTMSALVLIFALVALIMAARSRGSAPEPDAHEPVVSRLAAVTSLTTLAVVFVALFLVPPATLSSAATEGHDIALDAAAQNGATEGSNEALLGYIVADTDDPENIFFVTRLRISCCAVDATPVGSPVYFPGWQREFNAEQWVEVQGAFGSNPSATNRLEEVIVPESVSAAEEPKDPYVY, encoded by the coding sequence GTGTCTTCGCATGAGCGCTCGCACGCACATCAGCCGGCGCCCTGGTTCGTGCCGCGTGGTATCGCGGTGGCCCACTGCTTGCTCGGCTCGATCGCCACGATTGCGCTGGGCATAAGCGGAAAGCTCGGCTGGTACGTTCACCCGCGGTACTTCGCCTTCACGATGACGATGTCGGCCCTCGTGCTCATTTTCGCGCTCGTCGCGCTGATCATGGCCGCTCGGTCGCGGGGTAGTGCTCCTGAGCCCGATGCCCATGAGCCCGTGGTGTCGCGCCTCGCGGCCGTGACCTCGCTGACGACCCTTGCAGTGGTATTCGTGGCGCTTTTTCTCGTGCCTCCGGCGACGCTCTCGAGCGCTGCCACCGAGGGACACGACATCGCGCTTGATGCCGCGGCGCAGAACGGCGCCACTGAGGGCAGCAACGAAGCCCTCCTCGGCTACATCGTCGCCGACACTGACGACCCAGAGAACATCTTCTTCGTGACGCGACTGCGCATTTCGTGCTGTGCCGTTGATGCAACTCCCGTGGGCAGCCCCGTATATTTTCCAGGCTGGCAGCGTGAGTTCAACGCCGAGCAGTGGGTAGAGGTGCAGGGGGCCTTTGGGTCAAACCCAAGCGCAACCAATCGGCTCGAAGAGGTCATCGTTCCCGAGAGCGTCAGCGCGGCCGAAGAACCGAAGGACCCCTATGTTTACTAA
- a CDS encoding permease: MTATAALGRRTIGISVLGLGAALGAAALLSQSLSLPTRLQDAVTLATGVFLESLAFVFLGILLGAIVQVWVPMSLWHRVLPRRPVLRRAVLSLLGVLMPVCECGNVPLARGLMQRGFTTAESLTFLLAAPVLNPVTIVTTYQAFGWQDGILLARLGGAFVIAQCIGWVVAHVRDERDLLTPSFQAQCEHQPHEAQQSSVARAVGIAVTEARVLLPALVIGSVLAGAIQAGVPRTVLLGIGSHPVLSVVALMLLAFIVSLCSSIDAFFILTFSSTFLPGGIVAFLVFGAMLDLKMLMLLSTTFRPRLLAFMVLTVGLACLSLGWGINSVFA; this comes from the coding sequence ATGACGGCAACAGCAGCCCTGGGGCGCCGCACGATCGGCATCTCGGTGCTCGGGCTTGGAGCGGCCCTCGGTGCCGCGGCGCTGCTCAGTCAGTCCCTGAGCCTGCCCACTCGGCTGCAAGACGCGGTGACCCTCGCGACCGGCGTCTTTCTCGAATCTCTGGCCTTCGTGTTTCTCGGTATTCTGCTCGGGGCCATTGTGCAGGTCTGGGTTCCGATGAGCCTCTGGCATCGGGTGCTCCCTCGCAGGCCGGTGCTGAGGCGTGCGGTGCTCTCTCTGCTCGGGGTGCTCATGCCGGTGTGCGAGTGCGGCAACGTTCCCCTTGCCCGGGGGCTCATGCAGCGTGGCTTTACGACCGCCGAGTCGCTGACCTTTTTGCTCGCGGCCCCGGTGCTCAATCCCGTGACCATCGTCACGACCTACCAGGCCTTCGGGTGGCAAGACGGTATTCTGCTCGCCCGGCTGGGTGGTGCCTTCGTGATCGCCCAGTGCATCGGCTGGGTTGTTGCGCACGTGCGTGACGAACGAGACCTGCTCACCCCGAGCTTTCAAGCACAGTGCGAACACCAACCGCACGAGGCTCAGCAATCGAGCGTTGCTCGCGCGGTCGGTATCGCGGTGACCGAGGCCCGGGTTCTCCTGCCGGCGCTGGTCATCGGCTCGGTGCTCGCGGGTGCGATTCAAGCCGGTGTTCCGCGAACCGTGCTGCTCGGCATTGGTTCGCACCCGGTGCTTTCGGTCGTTGCGCTCATGCTGCTCGCCTTCATCGTTTCGCTGTGCTCGAGCATTGACGCGTTCTTCATTCTCACGTTCTCATCGACCTTCTTGCCGGGCGGCATTGTCGCCTTTCTCGTGTTTGGGGCGATGCTCGACCTCAAAATGCTGATGCTGCTCAGTACGACCTTTCGACCAAGACTCTTGGCCTTTATGGTGCTCACGGTGGGCCTCGCGTGCCTCTCATTAGGATGGGGAATCAACAGTGTCTTCGCATGA
- a CDS encoding anchored repeat-type ABC transporter permease subunit, which translates to MLTPVDFIHDLLNPDLAFLPKALAVSLMSSIVAGVVGTFVVLRGMAFIGDAVAHAVFPGLAIAFVLQGNLVLGGAIAGVSTAVVVAVFAQRQKLHEDSVIGVFFVAAFALGIVIMSKAPGYAGSLQQFLFGAITGIPDEDVLVIAVSGALLLLIILAFHKEFVTVTLDRETARAAGLPVTALDIMLYVAVAITVVISVQVIGNVLVLALLITPAATARLLTERHGVMMLLAPCIGAFSAIVGLYLSWSFDLAAGGAIVLTATALFVAAWIISPARSRAQRRAESRSEPAGGTGQRAVTALPGAERLGAGEAST; encoded by the coding sequence ATGCTGACCCCCGTCGATTTCATTCACGACCTTCTCAACCCCGACCTTGCCTTCTTGCCGAAGGCCCTCGCGGTCTCGCTCATGTCGAGCATCGTCGCGGGAGTCGTTGGCACCTTCGTCGTGCTGCGGGGCATGGCGTTTATCGGCGATGCTGTCGCCCACGCCGTCTTTCCCGGTCTCGCAATCGCCTTTGTGCTGCAGGGCAACCTCGTGCTCGGAGGCGCGATCGCGGGGGTCTCGACCGCCGTGGTCGTCGCGGTGTTCGCCCAGCGCCAGAAGCTGCACGAAGACAGCGTCATCGGCGTCTTCTTCGTTGCTGCCTTCGCGCTCGGTATTGTGATCATGAGTAAGGCTCCCGGCTACGCTGGGTCGCTGCAGCAGTTCCTCTTCGGTGCGATCACGGGTATTCCCGACGAAGACGTGCTCGTTATCGCGGTGAGCGGGGCTCTGCTGCTCCTCATCATCCTCGCCTTTCATAAGGAATTCGTCACGGTCACGCTCGACCGCGAAACTGCTCGGGCCGCAGGCCTTCCCGTGACGGCGCTCGACATCATGCTCTACGTCGCGGTCGCGATCACGGTGGTGATCTCGGTGCAGGTGATCGGGAACGTGCTCGTGCTTGCCCTGCTCATCACCCCGGCCGCGACTGCCCGGTTGCTCACCGAGCGGCACGGGGTCATGATGCTGCTTGCCCCCTGCATCGGCGCGTTCTCGGCCATTGTCGGGCTGTACCTTTCTTGGAGCTTCGATCTCGCGGCGGGAGGCGCGATCGTCCTCACCGCGACCGCGCTTTTTGTGGCAGCGTGGATCATTTCGCCAGCCCGGTCGAGAGCGCAGCGCCGGGCCGAATCGCGCAGTGAGCCGGCGGGCGGTACGGGGCAGCGAGCCGTCACCGCGCTGCCCGGTGCCGAGAGGCTTGGCGCGGGCGAGGCGAGCACATGA
- a CDS encoding Ig-like domain-containing protein, whose product MFTNLRAIALLSVLVLLTGGLAIVTVTQAPGVMSVSVNAQSATERPGQLLVLTLNRAPQPLTEADVTVTPAVAFTARSEANRLEVQFAEALDYHTEYTVEVGVAGLDNGAHTTLTERFTTPKASVVTLVHAADSPDRLLQHTLDPAKGVVGIGAEHSEVVFEHPQIEDYAVLSDRIVAVTLVDGGGVQPVLIDPATGAGEPLSSEPWPSLTGLQADAQTMTIGYLVGAVSDDSSPGHGLPKALLLQNLAAGTSLPRQVTAGLGESGEPIGIARWAMLPKFSAVAVERDDGAVYVVPLEHTFEAKAEPLLVSRDASVLGVSPAGTELMIEHDGHTVSIDLEAMLDGSHEGATSASLPERELRQRFEAQHPEARVGEICMSSNDRLAAIELGAARDGQTTTVIVDARDAQQRASVLGGKPGWCR is encoded by the coding sequence ATGTTTACTAACCTTCGTGCGATTGCCTTGCTCAGCGTGCTCGTGCTGCTCACGGGTGGCCTCGCTATCGTGACGGTGACCCAGGCGCCCGGCGTGATGAGTGTTTCGGTGAACGCCCAGAGCGCCACGGAACGGCCCGGACAGTTGCTCGTGCTCACGCTCAACCGGGCACCTCAACCGCTCACCGAGGCCGACGTCACCGTGACGCCCGCTGTCGCTTTCACCGCGCGCAGTGAGGCAAACCGCCTCGAGGTGCAGTTTGCTGAGGCGCTCGACTACCACACCGAGTACACCGTCGAGGTTGGGGTCGCCGGGCTCGACAACGGGGCTCACACAACACTCACCGAGCGTTTCACGACCCCGAAGGCGAGCGTCGTGACGCTCGTTCACGCTGCAGATTCACCCGACCGATTGCTTCAGCACACGCTCGATCCCGCGAAGGGGGTCGTTGGCATCGGCGCAGAGCACAGCGAGGTCGTCTTCGAGCACCCGCAGATCGAAGACTACGCGGTGCTTAGCGACCGCATCGTCGCGGTGACACTCGTCGACGGCGGAGGAGTGCAGCCGGTGCTCATCGACCCGGCGACGGGAGCCGGCGAACCACTCAGTAGCGAGCCATGGCCCTCACTCACGGGGCTTCAGGCTGACGCGCAAACCATGACGATCGGGTATCTCGTTGGAGCCGTTTCCGACGATTCATCACCTGGTCATGGGCTCCCCAAGGCGCTCCTCTTGCAAAACCTCGCTGCCGGAACTTCGCTGCCGCGTCAGGTGACGGCGGGGCTGGGTGAGTCTGGAGAACCCATCGGTATCGCACGGTGGGCAATGCTCCCCAAGTTTTCTGCGGTCGCTGTTGAGCGCGACGATGGGGCGGTGTACGTCGTGCCCCTCGAACACACCTTTGAGGCGAAGGCCGAGCCACTCTTGGTGTCTCGTGACGCTTCGGTGCTTGGCGTCTCGCCAGCGGGCACCGAACTCATGATCGAGCACGACGGGCATACCGTGAGTATCGACCTCGAAGCAATGCTTGACGGCAGCCACGAGGGAGCGACGAGTGCGAGCTTGCCCGAGCGCGAGCTGAGGCAACGCTTTGAAGCGCAACACCCCGAGGCGCGCGTGGGCGAGATATGCATGTCATCGAACGATCGCCTCGCCGCGATCGAGCTCGGAGCTGCTCGCGACGGGCAAACAACAACGGTCATCGTTGACGCTCGCGACGCCCAGCAACGCGCATCGGTGCTGGGCGGGAAGCCGGGGTGGTGCCGTTAG
- a CDS encoding anchored repeat-type ABC transporter ATP-binding subunit, protein MTGEARAALEVTALDVSLSGRAILRDVSLSLHPGEFVALLGANGAGKTTLMRTILGLVPATRGRVQVMGSPVQRARKAIGYVPQRHEFAWDFPMSVEQVVLTGLTAHIGWLRRPGAHHHRLAGEALARVGLHDLANRPIAQLSGGQRQRVLVARALVTDPALLLLDEPFTGLDMPSQEALTGVFTALAAEGCALLMTTHDLIAAVHECSRLCLIDGTVLADGIPETLGDPALWQQAFGLSNHNPLLQALVGAVHHRKQVTAC, encoded by the coding sequence ATGACGGGGGAGGCCCGGGCGGCGCTTGAGGTGACCGCGCTCGACGTTTCGCTCAGCGGCCGGGCGATCTTGCGAGATGTCTCGCTCTCCCTGCACCCCGGAGAATTCGTCGCTTTGCTCGGTGCCAACGGGGCGGGAAAGACAACGCTCATGCGCACGATCTTGGGCCTCGTGCCCGCGACGAGAGGTCGGGTGCAGGTTATGGGCAGCCCCGTGCAACGAGCACGAAAGGCGATTGGCTACGTTCCGCAGCGACACGAGTTTGCGTGGGATTTTCCCATGAGCGTCGAACAGGTGGTGCTCACGGGGCTCACGGCTCATATTGGGTGGCTGCGAAGGCCGGGTGCCCACCACCATCGATTGGCCGGTGAGGCGCTCGCAAGGGTCGGGCTGCACGATCTCGCAAACCGTCCCATCGCGCAGCTCTCGGGCGGTCAGCGTCAGCGCGTACTCGTTGCGAGAGCGCTCGTGACCGACCCGGCGCTGCTGCTGCTCGACGAACCCTTCACCGGCCTCGACATGCCGAGCCAGGAGGCGCTCACCGGCGTATTCACGGCGCTCGCCGCCGAGGGCTGTGCGCTGCTTATGACCACTCACGACCTCATCGCGGCGGTGCACGAGTGCTCGCGCCTCTGCCTCATCGACGGAACGGTTCTCGCCGACGGGATTCCAGAAACGCTCGGAGACCCGGCGCTGTGGCAGCAGGCCTTCGGGCTGAGCAACCATAACCCGCTGCTCCAGGCGCTCGTGGGCGCCGTTCATCACCGAAAGCAGGTCACGGCATGCTGA
- a CDS encoding TIGR03773 family transporter-associated surface protein, whose translation MSTPHRLGTAARSLLLSLSAVAISVAMVIGHAPFAVAAEAPPAPARAAADITVLDRQHTDAVSVRYHDNALELKTRADVESGPHQLFEPANVRFHLTDRQRSTVPNAPGYDFVGEAGSEIWLIQERYQPETLWAGWETETVPTGLFEGDTITLELSDIEGPGNVELFASSPTGTERLLSSSEPSLRSMTEFAGAHSHANWAFTAPGDYALTFTASAKLPSGETVESEASTYCFTVSGNAPEGPCPQPEPQGKPKPTPNPGPDPLPKPPAPAENERPAEEPTAAAPTPEPPADAGAGVAARSGQAQEQCIATEVTEAVSADSMSVATEGHFDFGPVFDGGRLQARVKDDRSASGEWIDPARLIFHLGEAAKTRSPGGTFDFLGTGDIWQIPLTQQAQVPWLGWNTQHPTIAGKTQGPVTLTLDSLDGPGDMAVYSMDSWGGLGDRFFGTVSGFPRSTSIAVGASGVHVHGVWAFTEPGTYRAAMSFSTTIGGAEQKANTVLTFFVGDGDPSQAAGEHDVTTVVGQTPDGKPCDLSLAETGSRDRWVIETGAIAVALFALGIAFLGAASLRPRRFVTQR comes from the coding sequence ATGAGCACCCCACACCGACTGGGCACAGCCGCCAGATCACTGCTTCTCAGCCTGAGCGCAGTCGCGATATCAGTAGCCATGGTGATCGGCCACGCACCATTCGCCGTAGCCGCCGAGGCGCCGCCCGCGCCAGCAAGAGCAGCCGCGGACATTACCGTGCTTGATCGCCAGCACACCGACGCGGTGAGTGTTCGGTACCACGACAACGCCCTTGAGCTGAAAACGAGAGCCGACGTCGAGAGCGGGCCACACCAACTCTTCGAGCCGGCAAACGTGCGCTTTCACCTCACCGACCGACAGCGCAGTACCGTTCCCAATGCTCCCGGGTACGACTTCGTAGGCGAAGCAGGCTCAGAGATCTGGCTCATCCAAGAGCGATACCAGCCCGAAACACTCTGGGCAGGCTGGGAGACCGAGACTGTCCCAACCGGACTGTTCGAGGGCGACACCATCACCCTCGAACTGAGCGACATCGAGGGGCCCGGCAACGTCGAACTCTTCGCGAGCTCACCCACGGGCACCGAACGGTTGCTCAGTTCGTCAGAGCCCTCGCTTCGCAGCATGACCGAGTTTGCCGGCGCACACAGTCACGCCAACTGGGCGTTCACGGCCCCGGGCGACTATGCGCTCACCTTCACCGCGAGCGCGAAGCTTCCCTCGGGCGAGACCGTTGAGAGCGAGGCGAGCACCTACTGCTTCACCGTGAGCGGTAACGCGCCCGAAGGCCCCTGCCCCCAGCCAGAGCCACAGGGCAAGCCAAAGCCCACGCCGAATCCCGGCCCCGATCCGCTGCCCAAGCCTCCCGCACCCGCCGAGAACGAGAGGCCTGCTGAGGAGCCCACCGCAGCAGCACCGACTCCCGAACCGCCAGCAGACGCGGGCGCGGGCGTAGCAGCTCGTTCGGGCCAGGCCCAGGAACAGTGCATCGCGACCGAAGTCACCGAAGCGGTCTCGGCAGATTCGATGAGCGTCGCGACCGAGGGCCACTTCGACTTCGGCCCCGTCTTCGACGGCGGCAGGCTCCAGGCGCGTGTCAAAGACGATCGCTCGGCTTCAGGCGAGTGGATCGACCCCGCCCGCCTCATCTTTCACCTCGGTGAAGCCGCGAAGACCCGCTCGCCCGGCGGTACCTTCGATTTTCTCGGCACCGGTGACATCTGGCAGATCCCGTTGACACAGCAGGCCCAGGTGCCCTGGCTCGGCTGGAACACACAGCACCCCACCATCGCTGGCAAAACCCAGGGGCCCGTAACCCTCACGCTCGACTCGCTCGACGGGCCGGGTGACATGGCCGTCTACTCGATGGACTCATGGGGTGGGCTCGGCGACCGGTTCTTTGGCACCGTGAGCGGGTTTCCACGAAGCACGAGCATCGCCGTTGGCGCCTCGGGGGTTCACGTGCACGGCGTGTGGGCATTCACCGAGCCGGGCACCTACCGGGCGGCAATGTCGTTCAGCACAACCATCGGTGGCGCCGAGCAGAAAGCCAACACGGTGCTCACCTTCTTCGTTGGCGACGGTGACCCCTCTCAGGCTGCCGGCGAACACGACGTCACGACCGTCGTCGGCCAAACCCCAGACGGCAAACCGTGCGACCTGAGTCTCGCCGAAACCGGCTCGCGAGATCGCTGGGTGATCGAGACCGGTGCAATCGCGGTCGCGCTTTTCGCACTCGGAATCGCTTTTCTTGGCGCCGCCTCGCTGCGCCCACGACGCTTCGTCACACAACGGTAA